One window of the Chitinophaga niabensis genome contains the following:
- a CDS encoding DUF4129 domain-containing protein, protein MRRLLYIWLLLAFCTGVKAQEADTTVISTIDTASVEATLEDKLREKKLPHSLWDDQKPGEWNEAAEGRLSRQELPKDKIEELRNMKALQYEQASIKKDSWWQNTGAWVREHREFFRTLLYILLGILLLACILLFIRKNDIRFFRRSHEEKEEEGTHSTEGPQNYDALARAAIAAGDWREAVRMRYLHSLQLLEAKQLIEPGKDKTNMDYLRELASTAWYKPFAKLTLHYEYVWYGQQPLNNGQFAQLEEQFSAFKTSLR, encoded by the coding sequence ATGAGGAGGCTCTTGTACATATGGTTGCTCCTCGCATTTTGCACTGGCGTGAAGGCACAGGAAGCAGATACTACGGTTATCTCAACAATAGATACGGCATCAGTAGAAGCTACACTGGAAGACAAACTGCGGGAGAAAAAACTGCCCCATTCCCTGTGGGACGATCAAAAACCGGGGGAATGGAATGAGGCCGCAGAAGGAAGACTTTCCAGGCAGGAATTACCCAAAGATAAAATAGAAGAACTGCGCAATATGAAAGCGCTGCAATATGAGCAGGCGTCTATCAAAAAGGATAGCTGGTGGCAGAATACGGGAGCCTGGGTGCGTGAGCACAGGGAATTTTTCCGCACGCTGTTATATATTTTACTGGGAATACTATTACTGGCATGCATCCTTTTATTCATCCGTAAAAACGATATCCGGTTCTTCCGTCGTTCCCATGAGGAAAAGGAAGAAGAAGGTACACACTCAACGGAAGGCCCGCAAAACTATGATGCATTGGCCCGCGCAGCAATTGCCGCAGGTGATTGGCGGGAAGCTGTGAGGATGCGTTACCTGCATTCACTGCAATTACTGGAAGCAAAGCAATTGATTGAGCCGGGCAAGGATAAAACAAATATGGATTATCTCCGTGAACTTGCCAGCACCGCCTGGTATAAACCCTTTGCTAAGCTTACCCTGCATTATGAATATGTATGGTATGGGCAGCAGCCGCTGAATAACGGGCAGTTTGCACAACTGGAAGAACAATTTTCAGCGTTTAAAACATCTTTAAGATAA
- a CDS encoding DUF58 domain-containing protein translates to MEAPARFYYSLFFHTRLYLALGAVVVFFVVSFFAPAAYPFAIIALLALTALVLLDFMLLYAAGPALRADRKMAERFSNGDQNEVSILIRNNYNFPVWMEILDELPFQFQERDFVRYGFLRSKEEQAFNYNLRPVERGEYQFGATHVFVKSPFSLLRRRFTFNHPQNVKVYPSYMQLRNYELFSFKHKLNEIGVHRKRAIGHSIEFDHIKEYTMGDDVRTLNWKATARRGNLMVNNFTEERSQQVYCVIDKGRNMKMPFNGLSLLDYAVNSTLVFSNVALHKGDKAGLITFTGSQTEILAAGNKKVQLNKILDQLYAQTTQWTESDYERLGVNLRASLSQRSLLILFTNFESASALQRQLPYLRQLAKYHLLLVVFFENTEIKKLNEQRATAIEDIYIQVIAQKFAHEKKQIVRELAQYGIMSLLTTPEHLTVDVVNKYLELKSRMLA, encoded by the coding sequence ATGGAAGCGCCTGCAAGATTTTATTATTCGCTTTTCTTTCACACCCGGTTGTATCTGGCGCTGGGTGCGGTAGTGGTATTTTTTGTGGTAAGCTTTTTTGCACCGGCGGCTTATCCCTTTGCGATCATTGCACTGCTGGCACTAACGGCATTGGTGCTGCTGGACTTTATGCTGCTTTATGCAGCAGGGCCTGCATTACGGGCAGACCGCAAAATGGCGGAACGTTTCAGTAACGGGGATCAGAATGAAGTAAGCATCCTTATCCGCAATAACTATAATTTCCCGGTATGGATGGAAATACTGGATGAGTTGCCCTTCCAATTCCAGGAACGCGATTTTGTACGATATGGTTTTCTAAGGAGTAAAGAGGAACAGGCGTTTAATTATAATCTGCGTCCTGTGGAAAGAGGAGAATACCAGTTCGGCGCTACGCATGTTTTTGTGAAAAGCCCATTCAGCCTGCTCAGGCGGCGTTTTACTTTTAACCATCCGCAAAATGTGAAGGTATATCCTTCTTATATGCAATTGCGGAATTATGAATTATTCTCTTTCAAACATAAGCTCAACGAAATAGGTGTACATCGCAAACGTGCGATCGGGCATAGCATAGAGTTCGATCATATCAAGGAGTACACGATGGGAGATGATGTGCGCACCTTAAACTGGAAAGCCACTGCCCGCCGCGGGAACCTGATGGTGAATAATTTCACGGAAGAAAGATCGCAGCAGGTGTATTGTGTGATCGACAAAGGGCGGAATATGAAAATGCCTTTTAACGGATTGAGCCTGCTGGATTATGCTGTCAATTCTACACTGGTGTTCAGCAATGTGGCATTGCACAAAGGAGATAAAGCCGGCCTGATCACTTTTACCGGTTCGCAAACAGAGATACTGGCGGCGGGAAATAAAAAAGTGCAACTCAATAAAATACTGGACCAGCTATATGCCCAGACCACGCAGTGGACGGAAAGCGATTATGAGCGACTGGGCGTTAATTTGCGGGCTTCGCTTTCACAACGTTCCTTACTGATCCTCTTCACCAATTTTGAATCCGCTTCGGCCCTGCAACGCCAGTTACCTTACTTACGTCAGCTGGCTAAATATCATTTGCTGCTGGTAGTGTTCTTTGAGAACACGGAGATCAAAAAACTCAATGAGCAAAGGGCGACCGCCATAGAGGATATCTACATCCAGGTGATCGCGCAGAAGTTTGCACATGAGAAAAAACAGATCGTCAGGGAACTGGCGCAGTATGGTATTATGTCCTTACTCACTACACCCGAACATTTAACGGTGGATGTAGTGAATAAGTACCTTGAGCTAAAATCCCGCATGCTTGCTTAA
- a CDS encoding stage II sporulation protein M: MRESSFIKRNLHRWKKIQEEPTEDPDEMAERFTGLLDDLAYAKTFYSHSKVTHYINGLAGGIFQRIYSSHQGEKNRFSNFFYYQLPLLIRKHHRLFLFTFCYFLLICIIGAFSAAHDETFVRGVLGDDYVNMTEQNIANGDPFGVYKDQNPGYMWLRIAFNNIKVSMFCFVFGVALSAGTLWVLLQNGIMLGSFQYFFFSKGLGWASVLVIWVHGTLEISSIIIAGTAGMILGNSILFPGTHTRKDSLKRGAKEGLKIIVALIPIFMVAAFLESFITRHTSMPVAISISILALSLAFIVWYFIIYPIRVQKQGYRLNTEGKLIKPMPL, encoded by the coding sequence ATGAGAGAATCTTCATTTATTAAAAGGAACCTGCACCGCTGGAAAAAGATCCAGGAGGAACCCACGGAAGACCCCGATGAGATGGCAGAACGCTTTACCGGATTGCTGGACGACCTGGCCTACGCCAAAACATTTTATAGCCATAGTAAGGTTACCCATTACATTAATGGCCTGGCCGGGGGCATATTTCAACGTATTTACAGCAGCCACCAGGGGGAAAAGAACCGGTTCTCCAATTTCTTTTACTACCAGTTGCCGCTGCTGATCCGCAAACACCACCGCCTTTTCCTGTTCACTTTCTGTTATTTCCTGTTGATATGTATTATCGGGGCCTTTTCTGCGGCCCATGACGAAACTTTTGTAAGAGGGGTGCTGGGAGATGATTATGTAAATATGACGGAACAGAACATTGCCAATGGTGATCCCTTTGGTGTATATAAAGATCAGAATCCCGGGTATATGTGGCTGCGGATTGCTTTTAATAATATTAAGGTGAGCATGTTCTGCTTTGTTTTCGGGGTGGCCCTTTCTGCAGGAACCCTGTGGGTATTGCTGCAAAATGGGATCATGCTGGGCTCCTTCCAGTACTTCTTCTTTTCAAAAGGCCTGGGTTGGGCTTCTGTATTGGTAATATGGGTACACGGCACACTGGAGATCTCTTCCATCATCATTGCCGGAACGGCAGGCATGATACTCGGCAATAGCATCCTTTTCCCCGGAACGCATACCCGGAAGGATTCTCTTAAAAGAGGGGCAAAAGAAGGACTGAAGATCATCGTAGCGCTGATCCCTATATTCATGGTAGCGGCTTTCCTGGAAAGTTTCATTACACGCCATACTTCCATGCCTGTTGCTATCAGTATCAGCATACTGGCACTTTCACTGGCTTTCATTGTGTGGTATTTTATTATTTATCCTATCAGGGTGCAGAAGCAGGGGTACCGCCTGAACACGGAAGGGAAACTGATCAAACCAATGCCATTATGA
- a CDS encoding AAA family ATPase translates to MEEVNTFEPRTDLSAVHTAIAAVKAEMAKVIIGQQQMIDLLVAGLLANGHILIEGVPGVAKTLAAKLLASTIDAKFSRIQFTPDLMPADVLGTSIFNPQSKEFEYKKGPIFGNIILIDEINRAPAKTQAALFEVMEERQITNDGVPHFLNQPFMVIATQNPIEQEGTYRLPEAQLDRFLFKIEVKYPQVQEEVEILKAANLQKSAHVLDKVESVLTATQVQDLQTQVRQVLLDEKLLQYIATLVNETRHNPSIYLGASPRASIAVMNCAKAIAVMNGRDFVTPDDVVYVLPHILRHRIMLTPEREMEGITPDDIIGEILKAVAVPR, encoded by the coding sequence ATGGAAGAAGTAAACACTTTTGAGCCGCGCACAGACCTTTCTGCTGTACATACAGCCATTGCAGCGGTAAAAGCAGAGATGGCAAAAGTGATCATAGGGCAGCAGCAGATGATAGATCTGCTTGTTGCGGGATTGCTTGCAAACGGGCACATCCTCATTGAAGGGGTACCCGGTGTGGCAAAAACCCTGGCGGCCAAATTACTCGCCAGCACCATAGATGCTAAATTCTCCCGTATCCAGTTCACGCCCGATCTCATGCCGGCGGATGTGTTGGGTACCTCTATCTTCAATCCGCAAAGCAAAGAGTTTGAATACAAGAAAGGCCCCATCTTCGGCAATATCATTTTGATAGATGAGATCAACCGGGCACCGGCAAAAACGCAGGCGGCTTTGTTTGAAGTAATGGAAGAACGCCAGATCACCAATGATGGGGTTCCACATTTCCTCAATCAGCCTTTTATGGTGATCGCCACGCAAAACCCGATTGAGCAGGAAGGTACTTACCGTTTGCCGGAAGCGCAGCTGGACCGTTTTTTATTTAAGATAGAAGTGAAGTACCCGCAGGTGCAAGAAGAGGTTGAAATATTAAAAGCGGCCAACCTGCAAAAAAGTGCGCATGTACTGGATAAAGTGGAAAGCGTGCTCACGGCCACACAGGTGCAGGACCTGCAAACGCAGGTGCGGCAGGTATTACTGGATGAAAAGCTGCTGCAATATATTGCCACGCTGGTGAATGAAACCCGGCATAATCCAAGTATTTACCTGGGCGCTTCTCCACGTGCATCCATTGCCGTGATGAACTGTGCCAAAGCCATTGCCGTGATGAACGGGCGTGATTTTGTAACACCGGATGATGTGGTTTATGTATTACCACATATTTTACGGCATCGTATTATGCTGACGCCGGAAAGAGAAATGGAAGGTATTACACCTGATGATATTATTGGAGAGATCCTTAAAGCCGTAGCAGTACCACGTTAA
- a CDS encoding DUF4350 domain-containing protein codes for MRAAIIITISILTLGVIFLLALAGISNVTVEDNRFSREHITYSSRDKKPFGSYVPYKLLENFFDNNKPKTITKSFAHTYSKNTHFQEASNDVYIIVAGRLFATQEDVNAMYSYVSAGNRLFMVVEKTDSLLEAAFNFTTTADTTLKLPYDIAKQSFVNPGFAPDTFFSSRGISMLDALDKTDTAITTILGTNAQHAPNFFRINAGNGHLFVLLNPMTWTNNFLLEKKNIKALENQMAYLPQYPQNVYWDEYYKNLRYRQQGDFSNWQVLMRHPALKWALWLAVLLLLLYVLFEGKRRQRLIPPKPALTNTSLEFAETLGRLYYLHHDNSNLARKMIQHLLEYIRNHYYLNTSQLNDEFVLLLSRKSGHPHEAVAEMFRQVHELRLAGSVSDNELQHFYNSIYQFYLKTN; via the coding sequence GTGAGAGCAGCCATCATCATAACCATCTCTATCCTTACACTCGGTGTTATTTTCCTGCTGGCACTGGCAGGGATCAGCAACGTAACGGTGGAGGATAACAGGTTTTCACGGGAGCATATCACGTATAGCAGCCGGGATAAAAAGCCCTTTGGCAGTTATGTGCCTTATAAGCTATTGGAAAATTTCTTCGATAATAATAAGCCGAAAACCATCACCAAATCATTTGCGCATACCTACAGTAAGAACACACACTTCCAGGAAGCATCCAACGATGTATATATCATTGTTGCAGGCCGGCTCTTTGCCACACAGGAAGATGTGAATGCCATGTACAGTTATGTGAGTGCAGGCAACAGGTTGTTTATGGTGGTGGAGAAAACGGACTCATTGCTGGAGGCGGCATTTAACTTTACTACCACAGCAGACACCACACTTAAATTACCTTACGACATTGCTAAGCAGTCCTTCGTAAACCCGGGATTTGCGCCGGATACTTTTTTCTCCTCAAGAGGCATCTCCATGCTGGATGCCCTGGATAAAACGGATACGGCTATTACAACCATACTGGGTACCAATGCGCAGCATGCACCTAATTTCTTCCGCATCAATGCAGGTAACGGGCATTTGTTTGTGCTGTTGAACCCTATGACCTGGACCAATAATTTCCTGCTGGAAAAAAAGAACATCAAGGCGCTGGAGAACCAGATGGCCTACCTGCCACAATATCCACAGAATGTTTACTGGGATGAATATTACAAAAACCTGCGCTACCGGCAGCAAGGAGATTTCTCCAACTGGCAGGTATTAATGCGGCATCCCGCCCTTAAATGGGCTTTGTGGCTGGCGGTGTTGTTACTCCTGCTGTATGTATTGTTTGAGGGTAAACGCCGGCAACGGCTTATTCCTCCAAAACCGGCACTGACCAATACCTCGCTGGAATTTGCAGAAACACTGGGGCGCTTGTATTACCTTCATCACGACAACAGTAATCTTGCCCGTAAAATGATCCAGCATCTGCTGGAATATATCCGGAACCATTATTACCTGAACACGAGCCAGTTAAATGATGAATTTGTGCTGTTGTTATCCCGTAAATCAGGGCATCCGCACGAAGCAGTAGCGGAGATGTTCAGGCAGGTGCATGAATTGCGGTTGGCAGGCAGTGTTTCAGATAACGAATTACAACATTTCTATAATAGCATCTATCAATTCTATTTAAAAACGAACTAA
- a CDS encoding OmpA family protein codes for MFLTKKHILFISTQLLLIVSGKAQNLVPNPSFEDVNICAEFNAPCSPSAWESVAPESMKLDYMYNPVTVAGNNFIRLVYAAPNRQRNYAQTQLLCPLEKGRKYRITLVAGKDEEGIPELDFHFDTAYIFREFANPLAELQTHLRMEAKDVVRSIKGRVNFYTFQREFTAAESYGYVLIGNFQEGPFSAEKIYNYVDSISIAPVGEQGPLCENAVKVKARLYEQHRRHVIPAIFYRRLQENLQRPKLPVKCITILVKDEKIFTARGRALEPEAAARLDSVIRLYDPAIGMKVTITGHSAKSESYNFNKVMSMETARKMADILVYRNGFNYDDIAIDGKGNTRPRFDASTEEGREGNTYVTLEWCIPQLGPEPEIVQTIPPKPDTLVIPDVLFKFNSSELNAKLYSSLDSLIQKIPREGAIQLQLLGHTDNVGADEYNLDLSRRRAMSVVDYLRKKGLEQFIRHVAGMGEASPVTGNDTPEGRRKNRRVEIIIYKGAD; via the coding sequence ATGTTCCTAACGAAGAAGCATATACTATTTATTTCCACACAACTGCTTTTGATCGTATCAGGCAAGGCCCAGAATCTTGTACCCAATCCCAGTTTTGAAGACGTGAATATCTGTGCGGAATTTAATGCACCCTGTTCGCCATCGGCCTGGGAAAGCGTGGCGCCTGAAAGCATGAAGCTTGATTATATGTACAATCCTGTTACGGTAGCGGGGAATAATTTTATCAGGCTGGTATATGCTGCTCCGAACAGGCAACGCAATTATGCACAAACGCAACTGCTCTGTCCTTTGGAAAAAGGCCGCAAATACCGGATCACGCTGGTGGCAGGAAAAGATGAGGAAGGCATTCCCGAACTGGACTTTCATTTTGATACTGCTTATATTTTCCGGGAGTTTGCTAACCCTCTGGCTGAGTTGCAAACACACCTGAGAATGGAGGCGAAAGATGTGGTCAGATCAATAAAAGGCAGGGTCAATTTTTATACGTTTCAGCGCGAGTTCACAGCAGCAGAAAGTTATGGTTATGTACTGATCGGCAACTTTCAGGAAGGGCCTTTCAGTGCTGAGAAGATCTATAATTATGTAGACAGCATCAGCATTGCACCTGTAGGAGAACAAGGCCCGCTTTGTGAAAATGCCGTAAAGGTAAAGGCGCGTTTATATGAGCAACACCGCCGTCATGTGATCCCCGCCATTTTTTACCGGCGTTTGCAGGAAAACCTGCAAAGACCTAAGCTGCCCGTAAAGTGTATCACCATCCTTGTAAAAGACGAAAAGATCTTTACCGCCAGAGGCAGGGCTTTAGAGCCGGAAGCCGCAGCCAGGCTGGATTCCGTGATCCGGTTATATGATCCTGCAATTGGTATGAAAGTAACTATCACAGGGCATTCTGCTAAATCGGAATCATACAACTTCAATAAGGTAATGTCCATGGAAACTGCGCGGAAGATGGCAGATATACTGGTGTACAGGAACGGGTTCAATTATGATGATATTGCTATTGACGGGAAAGGCAATACCAGGCCACGCTTTGATGCTTCGACAGAAGAAGGGCGGGAAGGAAATACTTATGTGACGCTGGAATGGTGCATTCCGCAGTTGGGACCGGAACCGGAGATAGTGCAAACTATACCTCCCAAGCCGGATACACTGGTGATCCCGGATGTATTGTTCAAGTTCAATAGCAGCGAACTGAATGCAAAATTATATAGTTCGCTGGACAGCCTTATTCAGAAGATCCCAAGGGAAGGAGCTATACAACTGCAATTACTGGGGCATACAGATAATGTGGGGGCGGACGAATATAATCTTGACCTTTCCCGCAGACGGGCTATGTCAGTAGTGGATTATTTGCGGAAAAAGGGGTTAGAACAGTTCATACGGCATGTGGCTGGTATGGGAGAAGCCTCCCCTGTTACAGGAAATGATACACCTGAAGGCAGGAGGAAGAACCGGCGGGTGGAGATCATTATTTATAAGGGAGCAGATTAG
- a CDS encoding outer membrane beta-barrel protein, with protein MNIKPNGSIATIFGSLCLLGCMLASEVKAQQPPSNKDTETGTVKGKVLQASNKEPIPFATIALLNEDDSTVVTGAAADERGAFIIKPVVYGSYIVRIGTMGFAPYFVNVKVNAERTLWELGTILLETGTRTLKEVTIVSQKKMFTMNKDSIIFTPDENFLPGGTGMELLEYVPGITIDANNNITMEGKDKVKFYVDDKPIALTGMDYNSYLNNLPSFMIERIEVLKVPPDPVEAEQALVEGRTNIRYINIITRKIQFRGYSAAFTAGMDSRKNLNAKMRYNLNLAPFQVTYFNNGVYNSDSSYLNRSYFPKVPGGDTSFLDQKNFRTSYNFNHNLNGRYELKITEKEKLRGSVTLGWTGDGSNSSNNSTNSDYTHKPTMQKAQDNINRRNGFRGVTDWNYIKEYEEREKKLEAGFNFTKNNGSGYGNNDYFYLLTADTSLQRNKRRNGNFSMRGNFHFRQPLSDGKYYDLSSSMEMSGGSNLNLASRKNVNDIEMLPAPRLSTDYSDFNQNYAVSASYGKRSRKLGYNFTSRLGYTGSKSEELYAGNRFNNETYEIRSSLGINYSPWKDHMANLRFNPGIQFFNQMALLDSLRSRVPFKYTNFSPGINFQYDYKQQQLTFNFNRNMDRPSPDQLNPFVNTSDSFNIRTGNPNLRPSFTKDYRMEYTIQVKSHQIKAGLEQQDASDIISRYTKVEYINDTTIINTSTFVNLASRKDRNFYLTLNSHFFKAIQNNKGAINMNISGGIRYYNTTTDGGEEGKDAVSAKFAHVEGWTSNLTIWAAYRIRVFSISVNGRYNGPRYYAQGKQEARFNSGLRGQVNLFKRKMNVSFTVENLFGSTVKNFYELTKDYEQFSNNRKNVRYLSLNITYNIRKFTKLGNKGPKDFEKEEPL; from the coding sequence ATGAATATCAAGCCAAATGGCAGCATTGCAACCATTTTCGGAAGCCTTTGCCTGCTCGGATGTATGTTAGCTAGCGAAGTAAAAGCACAACAACCCCCTTCTAATAAGGATACCGAAACCGGTACCGTTAAAGGAAAAGTTTTGCAGGCCTCCAACAAGGAACCCATTCCATTTGCTACCATCGCCTTGCTCAATGAGGACGATTCCACCGTAGTCACCGGCGCCGCTGCCGATGAACGGGGCGCTTTTATTATAAAACCTGTGGTATATGGTAGTTATATCGTAAGAATTGGCACCATGGGCTTTGCCCCCTACTTTGTGAATGTAAAAGTGAACGCTGAACGTACACTCTGGGAACTGGGTACCATTCTCCTGGAAACCGGTACCCGCACCCTGAAAGAAGTGACCATCGTGAGCCAGAAGAAGATGTTCACCATGAACAAAGACAGTATCATTTTCACGCCGGACGAAAACTTTCTGCCCGGTGGTACGGGTATGGAACTGCTGGAATATGTGCCCGGCATTACCATAGATGCTAATAACAATATCACCATGGAAGGAAAGGACAAGGTGAAATTTTATGTAGATGATAAACCCATTGCCCTCACCGGTATGGACTACAACAGCTACCTCAACAACCTTCCCTCTTTCATGATCGAAAGGATAGAAGTACTGAAAGTACCGCCTGACCCTGTAGAAGCAGAACAGGCACTGGTAGAAGGCCGTACTAATATCCGCTACATCAATATCATTACCCGTAAGATCCAGTTCAGAGGTTATTCAGCAGCCTTTACGGCTGGTATGGACAGCAGAAAGAACCTGAACGCTAAAATGCGTTACAATCTGAACCTTGCACCATTCCAGGTAACATATTTTAATAACGGCGTATATAATTCAGACAGCTCTTATCTCAACCGCAGCTATTTCCCGAAAGTACCGGGAGGAGATACTTCTTTCCTGGACCAGAAAAATTTCCGCACCTCCTATAACTTTAACCACAACCTCAATGGCCGTTACGAACTGAAGATCACGGAGAAAGAAAAACTCCGGGGCTCTGTAACCCTTGGCTGGACGGGCGATGGCAGCAACAGTTCCAATAACAGCACCAATAGTGATTATACCCATAAGCCCACTATGCAAAAGGCCCAGGATAACATCAACCGGAGGAACGGATTCCGCGGCGTGACGGACTGGAACTATATAAAAGAATATGAAGAGCGGGAAAAGAAATTGGAAGCAGGTTTCAACTTTACAAAGAACAACGGCAGCGGTTATGGGAACAATGACTATTTCTACCTGTTAACAGCAGACACTTCCCTGCAAAGGAACAAACGACGTAATGGCAATTTCAGCATGCGCGGTAACTTCCATTTCCGTCAGCCGCTCTCTGACGGAAAGTATTACGACCTGAGCAGCAGCATGGAAATGAGCGGAGGTAGTAACCTCAACCTCGCCAGCCGCAAAAATGTGAACGATATTGAAATGTTACCTGCACCCAGGCTTTCTACAGATTATTCTGATTTCAACCAGAACTATGCTGTAAGCGCCTCTTATGGAAAACGCAGCAGGAAACTCGGTTACAACTTCACCAGCCGTTTAGGATATACCGGTTCCAAATCGGAAGAACTATACGCCGGCAACCGTTTCAACAATGAAACATATGAGATCCGTAGTTCGCTGGGTATCAATTACAGCCCCTGGAAAGATCATATGGCCAACCTCCGCTTTAATCCGGGGATTCAGTTCTTTAACCAGATGGCCCTGCTGGATTCCCTGAGAAGCCGTGTTCCTTTCAAATACACGAACTTCTCTCCGGGTATCAACTTCCAGTATGATTACAAACAGCAACAGCTCACATTCAATTTCAACCGGAATATGGACCGCCCGTCTCCAGACCAGTTGAATCCCTTTGTGAACACTTCCGATAGTTTCAACATCCGTACAGGTAATCCCAATCTGCGCCCTTCTTTTACAAAGGACTACCGCATGGAATATACCATACAGGTCAAGAGCCATCAGATCAAAGCCGGGCTGGAACAACAGGATGCCAGTGATATCATTTCCCGCTATACCAAAGTGGAATATATCAATGATACCACCATCATCAACACCAGCACTTTTGTGAACCTTGCCAGCAGGAAGGACCGTAACTTCTATCTTACCCTTAACTCTCACTTCTTTAAAGCCATACAGAATAACAAAGGCGCCATCAATATGAATATCAGTGGCGGTATCCGTTACTATAATACCACTACGGATGGAGGAGAAGAAGGAAAAGATGCCGTAAGTGCTAAATTCGCCCATGTGGAAGGATGGACCTCTAACCTTACCATCTGGGCTGCCTACCGCATTCGTGTATTCTCTATCTCTGTGAATGGAAGGTATAATGGCCCCCGTTACTATGCACAGGGTAAACAGGAAGCCCGTTTCAACAGTGGTTTACGTGGACAGGTGAATTTATTCAAACGTAAAATGAATGTGTCCTTCACCGTAGAAAACCTCTTCGGCTCTACCGTTAAGAACTTCTACGAGTTAACAAAAGACTATGAGCAGTTCTCCAATAACCGGAAGAATGTACGCTACCTCAGTCTGAATATTACTTATAACATCCGCAAATTCACCAAGCTGGGGAACAAAGGCCCGAAAGATTTTGAGAAGGAAGAACCGCTGTAA
- a CDS encoding transglutaminase domain-containing protein, with protein MPIDQSKYTTFQHFLLNLLSLLTLLPLAPYINRFMPVIQLGQWHIDLFLSIFIAFLFTRILLWIFRPLIIPAFALVAGIMVFNSLTGRYSFTNVLNDYQGMVQGNWGTRDSKQLDILSFYPRKVETYVDKTVRGIREKINYQDSTVRNFSVKYSVANFDEYWPKYGKIVRYLSLWSHIRKNFKYVNDSQRDEYFATPMETIRNGLGGDCDDHSILVASCLQSIGARTRIVLIRGHAYPELYCGNAEDFEVLKQAIVLLFNNPPVKELYYHEMKGEYWINLDYSAMHPGGRYLNDKVYALIEL; from the coding sequence ATGCCCATTGACCAGAGCAAATACACAACTTTCCAGCACTTCCTGCTGAACCTGCTGAGCCTATTGACATTACTGCCACTGGCCCCATATATTAACCGGTTCATGCCTGTTATTCAGCTGGGTCAATGGCACATAGACCTGTTCCTTTCCATCTTCATTGCTTTTTTATTCACCCGCATCCTCTTATGGATCTTCAGACCGCTGATCATTCCCGCTTTTGCACTGGTGGCAGGGATCATGGTGTTCAATTCCCTCACCGGCCGTTACTCTTTTACCAATGTGCTGAACGACTACCAGGGTATGGTACAGGGCAACTGGGGTACGCGGGATAGCAAACAGCTGGACATCCTGAGCTTCTATCCCCGCAAAGTGGAAACCTACGTGGATAAAACGGTAAGGGGTATCCGGGAAAAGATCAATTACCAGGACTCTACCGTACGCAATTTTTCCGTTAAATATTCTGTTGCCAATTTCGATGAATACTGGCCCAAGTACGGGAAGATCGTCCGGTACCTTTCCCTCTGGTCTCATATTAGAAAGAATTTTAAATACGTGAACGACAGCCAGCGGGATGAATACTTTGCCACTCCCATGGAAACCATTAGAAATGGGCTGGGCGGGGATTGTGATGATCACTCCATCCTGGTAGCCTCCTGTTTACAGTCTATCGGGGCCAGAACAAGGATCGTACTGATCAGGGGTCATGCCTATCCCGAACTGTATTGTGGCAATGCGGAGGATTTTGAAGTATTAAAGCAGGCAATTGTGCTTTTATTCAACAATCCCCCTGTAAAAGAGTTATATTATCATGAGATGAAGGGAGAGTACTGGATCAACCTGGATTATTCGGCCATGCATCCCGGCGGGCGTTACCTGAATGATAAGGTCTATGCCCTGATCGAATTATAA
- a CDS encoding Dps family protein: MKVNIGVPEKHLQEVADKLQVLLADEHILYTKTRNYHWNVVGDNFSEMHLFFEKQYGDLAEIIDEVAERIRMIGHYSTGRLVDFLKLTNLLEPEYTSKQSEQIKNLLDDHETIIRSLRELITEFSDKQKDLGSSDFVTGLLRQHEKMAWMLRSYLSK, from the coding sequence ATGAAAGTAAACATTGGCGTACCCGAGAAACATTTACAGGAAGTAGCAGACAAATTGCAGGTATTGTTAGCGGATGAACACATCCTCTATACCAAAACCCGCAACTACCACTGGAATGTAGTAGGGGACAATTTTTCTGAGATGCATCTTTTCTTTGAAAAACAGTATGGCGATCTGGCAGAGATCATTGACGAAGTAGCAGAAAGGATCCGTATGATCGGCCATTACAGCACAGGCCGGCTGGTAGATTTCCTGAAACTCACTAACCTGCTGGAACCTGAGTATACCAGCAAACAATCTGAACAGATCAAAAACCTGCTGGATGATCATGAAACCATCATCCGTAGTCTCCGGGAATTGATCACTGAATTCAGCGACAAACAAAAAGATCTTGGCTCGAGCGATTTCGTTACAGGGCTCCTCCGTCAGCATGAAAAAATGGCCTGGATGCTCCGCTCCTACCTTTCAAAATAA